A stretch of Miscanthus floridulus cultivar M001 chromosome 13, ASM1932011v1, whole genome shotgun sequence DNA encodes these proteins:
- the LOC136500802 gene encoding uncharacterized protein isoform X1, translating to MPIYLVSSPAAAKLAAGGPHAPPHRRRQLLFRASHRPSRRAPLLSSAAEYPAGRAMAAAEAGASTATDSRLRGVKQALISLSDKTDLANLGNGLQRLGFSIISTGGTASSLEASGVNVTKVEEITHFPEMLDGRVKTLHPSIHGGILARRDQEHHLKALKEHGIGTFDVVVVNLYPFYDKVTSGAISFEDGIENIDIGGPTLIRAAAKNHKDVLVVVDHKDYPALLEYLEGKQDDPDFRRTLAWKAFQHVASYDSAVSEWLWKQSNKADTFPPSFTVPLTVKSTLRYGENPHQKAAFYGDKSLSLVNAGGIATAIQHHGKEMSYNNYLDADAAWNCVSEFESPTCVVVKHTNPCGVASRPDILEAYRLAVKGDPVSAFGGIVAFNTTIDEDLAREIREFRSPTDSETRMFYEIIVAPGYTEKGLEVLKGKSKTLRILEAKRSGKGMLSLRQVTGGWLAQESDDLTPEDITFTKMSERTPEDSELSDAKFACLCVKHVKSNAIVIAKNNCMLGMGSGQPNRRESLRIAFKKAGKEAKGAALASDAFFPFAWNDAVEEACQSGIGVIAEPGGSIRDQDAVDCCNKYGVALVFTGVRHFKH from the exons ATGCCGATTTATCTCGTCTCCTCTCCCGCCGCCGCCAAGCTCGCCGCAGGAGGCCCACACGCACCCCCGCACCGGCGGCGCCAGCTCCTCTTCCGTGCTTCCCACCGcccc AGCCGCCGCGCCCCCCTGCTGTCTTCGGCCGCCGAGTACCCGGCAGGGCGCGCCATGGCTGCTGCGGAGGCCGGAGCGTCCACGGCGACCGATTCGAGGCTCAGAG GAGTGAAGCAAGCACTGATATCGTTGTCAGATAAAACAGACCTGGCTAATCTTGGAAATGGTCTTCAGCGTTTGGG GTTTTCTATTATTTCCACCGGTGGCACGGCATCAAGTTTGGAAGCATCTGGAGTTAATGTTACAAAAGTTGAAGAAATTACACACTTTCCTGAAATG CTTGATGGGAGAGTAAAAACATTGCACCCCAGTATACATGGTGGTATTCTTGCGCGAAGAGACCAGGAGCATCATCTGAAAGCACTGAAAGAACATGGCATTG GGACATTCGATGTGGTTGTAGTCAATTTGTACCCATTCTATGATAAGGTCACCTCAGGTGCAATATCTTTTGAGGATGGCATTGAGAATATTGATATTGGTGGGCCTACATTGATCCGAGCTGCTGCCAAG AATCACAAGGACGTTCTTGTCGTTGTCGATCATAAAGATTATCCTGCTCTATTGGAATATCTAGAAGGGAAACAAGATGACCCTGATTTCCGCAGGACACTTGCATGGAAAGCTTTCCAACATGTTGCTTCTTACGATTCAGCTGTCTCAGAGTGGTTGTGGAAGCAATCAAATAAAG CAGATACATTTCCTCCCAGCTTTACTGTGCCCCTCACAGTGAAGTCTACACTTCGTTATGGTGAAAATCCTCATCAAAAGGCTGCCTTTTATGGTGACAAGAGTCTTTCTCTAGTAAATGCCGGCGGTATTGCAACAGCAATTCAACATCATGGAAAG GAAATGTCTTATAACAATTATTTGGATGCGGATGCTGCATGGAACTGTGTCTCAGAGTTTGAGAGCCCGACTTGTGTTGTGGTTAAGCACACAAATCCGTGTGGCGTAGCGTCTCGACCGGACATCCTTGAAGCATACAGGTTGGCTGTGAAGGGAGACCCTGTCAGTGCATTCGGCGGCATAGTTGCCTTCAATACGACGATCGATGAG GATCTTGCGAGGGAAATCCGTGAGTTCAGGAGCCCCACGGACAGCGAGACAAGGATGTTCTATGAGATTATTGTCGCGCCTGGGTACACAGAGAAGGGCCTGGAGGTCCTGAAAGGGAAATCCAAGACGCTGAGGATACTAGAGGCGAAGAGGAGTGGGAAAGGCATGCTGTCGTTGCGACAGGTGACTGGCGGCTGGTTGGCTCAAGAGTCTGACGATCTGACCCCGGAAGACATCACCTTCACAAAGATGTCCGAGAGGACTCCCGAGGACAGTGAGCTTTCGGACGCGAAATTCGCGTGCCTCTGCGTCAAGCACGTTAAGAGCAACGCCATTGTTATAGCCAAG AACAATTGCATGCTGGGCATGGGCAGTGGCCAGCCGAACCGGCGGGAGAGCCTGAGGATTGCTTTCAAGAAGGCAGGAAAGGAGGCCAAGGGAGCTGCTTTGGCCAGCGATGCCTTCTTCCCTTTCG
- the LOC136500802 gene encoding uncharacterized protein isoform X2, protein MPIYLVSSPAAAKLAAGGPHAPPHRRRQLLFRASHRPSRRAPLLSSAAEYPAGRAMAAAEAGASTATDSRLRGVKQALISLSDKTDLANLGNGLQRLGFSIISTGGTASSLEASGVNVTKVEEITHFPEMLDGRVKTLHPSIHGGILARRDQEHHLKALKEHGIGTFDVVVVNLYPFYDKVTSGAISFEDGIENIDIGGPTLIRAAAKNHKDVLVVVDHKDYPALLEYLEGKQDDPDFRRTLAWKAFQHVASYDSAVSEWLWKQSNKDTFPPSFTVPLTVKSTLRYGENPHQKAAFYGDKSLSLVNAGGIATAIQHHGKEMSYNNYLDADAAWNCVSEFESPTCVVVKHTNPCGVASRPDILEAYRLAVKGDPVSAFGGIVAFNTTIDEDLAREIREFRSPTDSETRMFYEIIVAPGYTEKGLEVLKGKSKTLRILEAKRSGKGMLSLRQVTGGWLAQESDDLTPEDITFTKMSERTPEDSELSDAKFACLCVKHVKSNAIVIAKNNCMLGMGSGQPNRRESLRIAFKKAGKEAKGAALASDAFFPFAWNDAVEEACQSGIGVIAEPGGSIRDQDAVDCCNKYGVALVFTGVRHFKH, encoded by the exons ATGCCGATTTATCTCGTCTCCTCTCCCGCCGCCGCCAAGCTCGCCGCAGGAGGCCCACACGCACCCCCGCACCGGCGGCGCCAGCTCCTCTTCCGTGCTTCCCACCGcccc AGCCGCCGCGCCCCCCTGCTGTCTTCGGCCGCCGAGTACCCGGCAGGGCGCGCCATGGCTGCTGCGGAGGCCGGAGCGTCCACGGCGACCGATTCGAGGCTCAGAG GAGTGAAGCAAGCACTGATATCGTTGTCAGATAAAACAGACCTGGCTAATCTTGGAAATGGTCTTCAGCGTTTGGG GTTTTCTATTATTTCCACCGGTGGCACGGCATCAAGTTTGGAAGCATCTGGAGTTAATGTTACAAAAGTTGAAGAAATTACACACTTTCCTGAAATG CTTGATGGGAGAGTAAAAACATTGCACCCCAGTATACATGGTGGTATTCTTGCGCGAAGAGACCAGGAGCATCATCTGAAAGCACTGAAAGAACATGGCATTG GGACATTCGATGTGGTTGTAGTCAATTTGTACCCATTCTATGATAAGGTCACCTCAGGTGCAATATCTTTTGAGGATGGCATTGAGAATATTGATATTGGTGGGCCTACATTGATCCGAGCTGCTGCCAAG AATCACAAGGACGTTCTTGTCGTTGTCGATCATAAAGATTATCCTGCTCTATTGGAATATCTAGAAGGGAAACAAGATGACCCTGATTTCCGCAGGACACTTGCATGGAAAGCTTTCCAACATGTTGCTTCTTACGATTCAGCTGTCTCAGAGTGGTTGTGGAAGCAATCAAATAAAG ATACATTTCCTCCCAGCTTTACTGTGCCCCTCACAGTGAAGTCTACACTTCGTTATGGTGAAAATCCTCATCAAAAGGCTGCCTTTTATGGTGACAAGAGTCTTTCTCTAGTAAATGCCGGCGGTATTGCAACAGCAATTCAACATCATGGAAAG GAAATGTCTTATAACAATTATTTGGATGCGGATGCTGCATGGAACTGTGTCTCAGAGTTTGAGAGCCCGACTTGTGTTGTGGTTAAGCACACAAATCCGTGTGGCGTAGCGTCTCGACCGGACATCCTTGAAGCATACAGGTTGGCTGTGAAGGGAGACCCTGTCAGTGCATTCGGCGGCATAGTTGCCTTCAATACGACGATCGATGAG GATCTTGCGAGGGAAATCCGTGAGTTCAGGAGCCCCACGGACAGCGAGACAAGGATGTTCTATGAGATTATTGTCGCGCCTGGGTACACAGAGAAGGGCCTGGAGGTCCTGAAAGGGAAATCCAAGACGCTGAGGATACTAGAGGCGAAGAGGAGTGGGAAAGGCATGCTGTCGTTGCGACAGGTGACTGGCGGCTGGTTGGCTCAAGAGTCTGACGATCTGACCCCGGAAGACATCACCTTCACAAAGATGTCCGAGAGGACTCCCGAGGACAGTGAGCTTTCGGACGCGAAATTCGCGTGCCTCTGCGTCAAGCACGTTAAGAGCAACGCCATTGTTATAGCCAAG AACAATTGCATGCTGGGCATGGGCAGTGGCCAGCCGAACCGGCGGGAGAGCCTGAGGATTGCTTTCAAGAAGGCAGGAAAGGAGGCCAAGGGAGCTGCTTTGGCCAGCGATGCCTTCTTCCCTTTCG